From Elephas maximus indicus isolate mEleMax1 chromosome 25, mEleMax1 primary haplotype, whole genome shotgun sequence, the proteins below share one genomic window:
- the BLCAP gene encoding bladder cancer-associated protein: MYCLQWLLPVLLIPKPLNPALWFSHSMFMGFYLLSFLLERKPCTICAMVFLAALFLICYSCWGNCFLYHCSDSPLPELAHDPGVVGT, encoded by the coding sequence ATGTATTGCCTCCAGTGGCTGCTGCCCGTCCTCCTCATCCCCAAGCCTCTCAATCCCGCCCTGTGGTTCAGCCACTCCATGTTCATGGGCTTCTACCTGCTCAGCTTCCTCCTGGAGCGGAAGCCTTGCACTATTTGTGCCATGGTTTTCCTGGCAGCCCTGTTCCTCATCTGCTATAGCTGCTGGGGAAACTGTTTCCTGTATCACTGCTCCGATTCCCCGCTTCCAGAATTGGCGCACGACCCTGGCGTTGTGGGCACCTAA
- the NNAT gene encoding neuronatin isoform X1 — MAAVAAASAELLIIGWYIFRVLLQVFLECCIYWVGFAFRNPPGTQPIARSEVFRYSLQKVAQTVSRTGRQVMGERRRAPN, encoded by the exons ATGGCGGCAGTGGCGGCGGCCTCGGCTGAGCTGCTCATCATCGGCTGGTACATCTTCCGCGTGTTACTGCAG GTGTTCCTGGAATGCTGCATTTACTGGGTAGGATTCGCTTTTCGAAATCCTCCAGGGACACAGCCCATTGCGAGAAGTGAG GTGTTCAGGTACTCCCTGCAGAAGGTGGCACAAACGGTGTCGCGGACCGGGCGGCAGGTTATGGGGGAGCGCCGGCGGGCCCCCAACTAA
- the NNAT gene encoding neuronatin isoform X2 gives MAAVAAASAELLIIGWYIFRVLLQVFRYSLQKVAQTVSRTGRQVMGERRRAPN, from the exons ATGGCGGCAGTGGCGGCGGCCTCGGCTGAGCTGCTCATCATCGGCTGGTACATCTTCCGCGTGTTACTGCAG GTGTTCAGGTACTCCCTGCAGAAGGTGGCACAAACGGTGTCGCGGACCGGGCGGCAGGTTATGGGGGAGCGCCGGCGGGCCCCCAACTAA
- the NNAT gene encoding neuronatin isoform X3 has product MAAVAAASAELLIIGWYIFRVLLQVFLECCIYWVGFAFRNPPGTQPIARSVQVLPAEGGTNGVADRAAGYGGAPAGPQLRPQLPALGGRVTRCSCGSQPAREPVPRRNEGSPILSRQRGTCQGQ; this is encoded by the exons ATGGCGGCAGTGGCGGCGGCCTCGGCTGAGCTGCTCATCATCGGCTGGTACATCTTCCGCGTGTTACTGCAG GTGTTCCTGGAATGCTGCATTTACTGGGTAGGATTCGCTTTTCGAAATCCTCCAGGGACACAGCCCATTGCGAGAA GTGTTCAGGTACTCCCTGCAGAAGGTGGCACAAACGGTGTCGCGGACCGGGCGGCAGGTTATGGGGGAGCGCCGGCGGGCCCCCAACTAAGGCCCCAGCTCCCAGCCCTGGGCGGCCGTgtcaccaggtgctcctgtgGGTCTCAGCCAGCACGGGAGCCAGTGCCGCGCAGGAATGAGGGGTCCCCTATTCTTTCTCGTCAAAGGGGCACGTGCCAAGGTCAGTGA